A region from the Lates calcarifer isolate ASB-BC8 linkage group LG2, TLL_Latcal_v3, whole genome shotgun sequence genome encodes:
- the LOC108876940 gene encoding UDP-glucuronosyltransferase 2C1, with protein MTMRLVCCCSALLLIVLIPSACQAGNILVFPIEGSHWINMDILLRALHSRGHNITILRSSKSWYIKENSSYYNTITVQVERSLDQRTITEMVSKVINFDRGVLPLISFLHITVGMFSTFFEAHEMVSDYVSAMLDDQELMQNMKDSKFDMVLTDPCWGGGVFLAKYLNLPLVYNVRWLIAGEGHLAIAPSPLSYIPITGSGYTDKMTFFQRVKNVVLHLITQTQHQLVVKLIYQKICDKYLGPDNDFYQLMLSADIWLMRVDFVFEFPRPTMPNVIYIGGFQCKPAEPLPQHLEEFVQSSGEHGVIIMSLGTFVNELPADMADEIAATFDKLPQKVIWRYKGERPATLGNNTLIVDWMPQNDLLGHPKVKLFVAHGGTNGVQEAIYHGVPVVGLPLFFDQYDNLLRLKERGAAKVLTINTVDKDNNFLEAIQEVLTEPSYRMNMQRLSRLHRDQPITPLDNALFWIEFVMRHKGAAHLRTESYRLPWYSYHSVDVFLFLAGAVLLVLLTIFILMRCLYTAVCKPKVKRD; from the exons ATGACA atgAGGCTGGTCTGTTGCTGCAGTGCTTTGCTGCTGATTGTCCTCATTCCCAGCGCCTGTCAAGCTGGCAACATCTTAGTCTTTCCCATTGAAGGCAGCCACTGGATAAACATGGATATTTTACTTCGAGCTCTGCACTCAAGAGGACACAACATAACTATTCTGCGTTCCAGCAAAAGCTGGTACATCAAGGAGAACTCCTCTTATTACAACACAATCACAGTTCAAGTGGAGAGGAGCTTAGATCAGAGGACTATCACAGAGATGGTATCTAAGGTCATTAATTTTGATAGGGGTGTTCTTCCCCTGATCAGTTTTCTCCACATTACTGTGGGAATGTTTAGTACTTTTTTTGAAGCTCATGAAATGGTGAGTGATTATGTGTCAGCGATGCTAGATGACCAAGAGTTGATGCAAAACATGAAGGACAGCAAGTTTGACATGGTACTCACTGACCCCTGCTGGGGAGGTGGAGTGTTTTTGGCCAAATATTTGAACCTTCCTTTGGTTTATAATGTTCGCTGGCTGATAGCTGGAGAAGGTCATCTTGCCATTGCTCCTTCTCCCCTGTCATATATTCCTATTACTGGATCTGGCTACACTGATAAGATGACTTTTTTCCAAAGAgttaaaaatgtggttttgcaTCTAATAACCCAAACACAACACCAACTGGTGGTTAAACTGATATACCAGAAAATATGTGACAAATATCTTGGGCCTGATAATGACTTTTACCAGTTAATGCTTAGTGCAGACATTTGGCTGATGAGAGTCGACTTTGTGTTTGAGTTTCCTCGTCCCACCATGCCTAATGTCATCTACATAGGCGGGTTTCAATGTAAACCTGCAGAACCTCTGCCTCAACACCTGGAGGAGTTTGTGCAGAGTTCTGGAGAGCATGGAGTCATCATCATGTCTCTGGGGACTTTTGTAAATGAACTTCCTGCTGACATGGCAGATGAGATCGCTGCAACATTTGACAAATTACCTCAGAAAGTCATCTGGAGGTATAAAGGTGAAAGACCAGCCACTCTGGGCAACAACACTTTAATAGTTGACTGGATGCCACAGAATGACCTCCTGGGACATCCAAAGGTCAAACTGTTTGTGGCTCATGGAGGAACAAATGGAGTTCAAGAAGCAATTTATCATGGAGTCCCAGTTGTGGGTTTACCTTTGTTCTTTGATCAATATGACAACCTGCTGcgactgaaagagagaggagcagctAAGGTTCTAACCATTAATACAGTGGACAAAGACAACAACTTCCTGGAAGCCATACAAGAAGTCCTGACTGAGCCCTCCTACAGGATGAACATGCAGAGACTCTCCAGGCTGCACAGAGATCAACCAATAACACCACTGGATAATGCCCTCTTCTGGATAGAGTTTGTCATGAGACACAAAGGTGCAGCTCACCTAAGAACAGAGTCTTACAGACTGCCCTGGTATTCCTACCACTCTGTAGATGTATTTTTGTTCCTGGCTGGAGCTGTGCTGCTTGTGCTTTTAACTATTTTCATCTTGATGAGGTGTTTATACACTGCAGTGTGTAAACCTAAAGTGAAACGTGACTAA
- the chrna5 gene encoding neuronal acetylcholine receptor subunit alpha-5 gives MMLRAGGAATSLALLLLLPLLCCCHLCHSLRVPKLSSYAKAEDKLFKYLFGNYQKWVRPVEYLNQTICVKFGLAISQLVDVDEKNQLMTTNVWMKQEWADMKLRWNPDDYLGITTIRVPSDRLWLPDVVLYDNSDGRFEGTVTKAVVKYDGTITWTPPANYKSACTIDVTFFPFDLQNCSMKFGSWTYDGSQVDIILEDFHVDKQDYFDNGEWEIVKATGSRGLRTDGSSSYPTITYFFIIRRLPLFYTLFLIIPCIGLSFLTILVFYLPSNGGEKISLCTSVLVSLTVFLLVIEEIIPSSSKAIPLIGEYLVFTMIFVTLSIIITVFAINIHHRSSSTHHGMAPWVRKIFLHRLPKLLCMRSHVDRYATAGVARAGGPVGLGMMKDSAPELTSLLYTRRHLQAALDSIRYITMHVVKENEVREVVQDWKFVAQVLDRVFLWAFLLVSILGSALLFIPVIYKWANIIVPNHAGSTL, from the exons ATGATGCTGAGAGCAGGAGGGGCAGCCACCTCTCTcgcactgctgctgctgctgccgttgTTGTGCTGCTGCCACCTGTGCCACTCGCTGC GGGTTCCAAAGCTCTCATCTTACGCAAAAGCAGAAGACAAGCTGTTCAAATACCTCTTTGGAAACTACCAGAAATGGGTTCGTCCAGTGGAGTACCTAAACCAGACCATCTGTGTAAAGTTTGGACTGGCCATTTCCCAGCTAGTTGATGTG gATGAGAAAAACCAGCTGATGACAACCAATGTGTGGATGAAACAG GAGTGGGCTGACATGAAACTCAGATGGAACCCTGATGACTATCTTGGCATCACAACCATTCGAGTCCCCTCTGACAGGCTCTGGCTTCCTGATGTTGTACTGTATGATAA TTCAGATGGGCGTTTTGAGGGAACTGTCACCAAAGCTGTTGTTAAATATGATGGAACTATAACATGGACACCACCGGCCAATTACAAGTCAGCCTGCACCATTGATGTGACCTTCTTCCCATTTGACCTCCAGAATTGTTCCATGAAGTTTGGCTCCTGGACGTATGATGGCTCGCAG GTGGACATCATTCTGGAAGACTTCCACGTGGATAAGCAGGACTATTTTGACAACGGTGAATGGGAGATAGTAAAGGCCACAGGCAGCCGTGGTCTGAGGACAGACGGCAGCTCCTCCTACCCCACCATTACCTACTTCTTCATCATCCGCAGGCTGCCTCTTTTCTACaccctcttcctcatcatccCCTGCATTGGCCTGTCCTTCCTCACTATCCTTGTCTTCTACCTGCCCTCCAACGGTGGCGAGAAGATCTCTCTCTGCACCTCGGTGCTGGTGTCGCTCACCGTTTTCCTCCTGGTCATCGAGGAGATCATCCCATCATCCTCAAAGGCCATCCCGCTCATCGGGGAGTACCTGGTCTTCACCATGATCTTTGTCACACTCTCCATCATTATCACCGTCTTTGCCATCAACATCCACCATCGCTCCTCTTCTACACATCACGGCATGGCACCTTGGGTGAGGAAGATTTTCTTGCATCGACTGCCTAAACTACTGTGCATGCGCAGCCACGTGGACCGTTACGCCACAGCTGGAGTGGCCAGGGCAGGGGGGCCGGTAGGACTGGGTATGATGAAAGACTCAGCACCTGAACTCACCTCCCTACTCTACACAAGACGTCACCTACAAGCAGCTTTGGATTCTATTCGCTACATAACTATGCATGTGGTTAAAGAAAATGAGGTCAGAGAG GTGGTACAAGACTGGAAGTTTGTAGCCCAGGTTTTGGATCGAGTATTTCTGTGGGCCTTCCTCCTGGTGTCGATCCTGggctctgctcttctctttaTCCCAGTCATTTACAAGTGGGCCAACATCATCGTCCCTAACCATGCTGGAAGTACCCTCTAA